The Apium graveolens cultivar Ventura chromosome 6, ASM990537v1, whole genome shotgun sequence genome contains a region encoding:
- the LOC141668840 gene encoding uncharacterized protein At4g00950-like isoform X2, which translates to MTSKASSSPTLPLFSASPKLSAEPSGLSTPPLQTSASVPFLWEQEPGKPLPCTAIVSVPTLKKCLELPPRLQPTEYSRLITKTPSPTTVLDGPYIAKNVISSASFRLFSSSKRQYSFDSRFSGRFSPERGALLLGENKGRKGLFGNYRGQRKKSFKLKGIKDEYGSEASSVFSQSLDDESPIRKEDENKSDNKSSSTKTAMCEGIKHAIPWKSRKSKKQVHVV; encoded by the exons ATGACATCCAAAGCAAGCTCCTCACCAACACTTCCTTTATTCTCAGCCTCACCAAAGCTATCAGCAGAGCCATCAGGCCTCTCAACTCCACCACTCCAAACCTCAGCTTCAGTTCCATTCCTATGGGAACAGGAGCCTGGAAAGCCCCTCCCATGCACTGCCATTGTCTCTGTCCCAACCCTCAAGAAATGCTTAGAGCTCCCTCCAAGGCTACAGCCAACAGAGTACTCTAGGTTAATTACCAAAACACCCTCCCCCACCACTGTTCTTGATGGCCCTTACATTGCCAAGAATGTCATTTCATCAGCCTCATTCAGACTATTCAGCAGCAGCAAGCGTCAATATTCTTTTGACAGCCGTTTTAGTGGTAGGTTCAGTCCTGAGAGAGGTGCTCTGCTGCTGGGTGAAAACAAGGGTAGAAAAGGGCTGTTTGGTAATTATCGGGGTCAGAGAAAAAAGTCTTTTAAACTCAAGGGTATCAAAGATGAATATGGCAGTGAGGCTAGTTCTGTTTTTTCACAATCTTTAGATGATGAATCACCCATTCGAAAAGAAGATGAGAATAAGAGTGACAACAAAAGTTCATCAACAAAG ACAGCAATGTGCGAGGGAATCAAGCACGCTATTCCATGGAAGTCAAGAAAATCGAAGAAACAAGTTCACGTTGTCTAG
- the LOC141668840 gene encoding uncharacterized protein At4g00950-like isoform X1, with the protein MTSKASSSPTLPLFSASPKLSAEPSGLSTPPLQTSASVPFLWEQEPGKPLPCTAIVSVPTLKKCLELPPRLQPTEYSRLITKTPSPTTVLDGPYIAKNVISSASFRLFSSSKRQYSFDSRFSGRFSPERGALLLGENKGRKGLFGNYRGQRKKSFKLKGIKDEYGSEASSVFSQSLDDESPIRKEDENKSDNKSSSTKVKRSKFRRNGSFSNFSHVKSHFWTAMCEGIKHAIPWKSRKSKKQVHVV; encoded by the exons ATGACATCCAAAGCAAGCTCCTCACCAACACTTCCTTTATTCTCAGCCTCACCAAAGCTATCAGCAGAGCCATCAGGCCTCTCAACTCCACCACTCCAAACCTCAGCTTCAGTTCCATTCCTATGGGAACAGGAGCCTGGAAAGCCCCTCCCATGCACTGCCATTGTCTCTGTCCCAACCCTCAAGAAATGCTTAGAGCTCCCTCCAAGGCTACAGCCAACAGAGTACTCTAGGTTAATTACCAAAACACCCTCCCCCACCACTGTTCTTGATGGCCCTTACATTGCCAAGAATGTCATTTCATCAGCCTCATTCAGACTATTCAGCAGCAGCAAGCGTCAATATTCTTTTGACAGCCGTTTTAGTGGTAGGTTCAGTCCTGAGAGAGGTGCTCTGCTGCTGGGTGAAAACAAGGGTAGAAAAGGGCTGTTTGGTAATTATCGGGGTCAGAGAAAAAAGTCTTTTAAACTCAAGGGTATCAAAGATGAATATGGCAGTGAGGCTAGTTCTGTTTTTTCACAATCTTTAGATGATGAATCACCCATTCGAAAAGAAGATGAGAATAAGAGTGACAACAAAAGTTCATCAACAAAGGTAAAGAGGTCTAAATTTAGGAGGAATGGAAGCTTTTCTAATTTCTCTCATGTCAAATCTCACTTTTGG ACAGCAATGTGCGAGGGAATCAAGCACGCTATTCCATGGAAGTCAAGAAAATCGAAGAAACAAGTTCACGTTGTCTAG